CGGGCGACCTCGCGTTCTCGTGGAACGGCGAGCTGTACACGCTGCCCGCCGGCACGGACGCGCCGCGCAAGGTGGCGGTGCAGATCCGCGCCGAGATGCGCCAGCAGTCGACGCAGAACGCGCGCATGGACGGCGCGGTGACCGAGCTCGCGCTCGCGCCGGGCGGCAAGGAGATCGCCCTCGTCGCGCGCGGCGAGGTGTTCGTCACGTCGGCCGACTACGGCACCACCAAGCGCATCACGAGCACGCCGGGGCAGGAGCGCTCGGTGTCGTTCAGCCCCGACGGGCGGTGCGTGCTGTACGCCGCCGAGCGCGGCGCGCGCTGGCAGGTGCTCCGCAGCTGCCTCGATCGCGGCGACGAGCACGCGCTCTCGCGCGGCACGCTGCTCAAGGAGGAGGTGCTGGTCAGCGGCGACTTCGAGGCGTTCCAGCCGAGCTTCTCGCCCGACGGGAAGGAGGTCGCGTACCTGGAGAACCGCACGGCGCTCAAGGTGCTGAACCTCGCCACGCGCCGCACGCGCACGGTGCTCGAGCCGAAGTGGAACTACTCGTACTCCGACGGCGACCAGTGGTACGAGTGGTCGCCGGACGGCCGGTGGTTCCTGGTGCAGTACTTCGCCACGCCGCGCTGGGTGGGCGAGGTGGGCCTGGTGGACGCGGCGGGCGGCACGCCGCCGGTGAACGTCACGCAGAGCGGCTACGAGGACGCGCACCCGCGCTGGATGATGGGCGGGAAGATGCTGCTCTGGTACTCGAACCGCCTGGGCATGCGCGGCGCCGCCGGCGGCGGCGGCACGCAGAGCGACGTCTTCGGCGCGCTGCTGACGCGCGAGGCCTGGGACCGCTTCAACCTCTCGAAGGAGGAGCTGGAGGCGCTGGAGGAGGCGGAGAAGCGCGCCAGGAGCGACACGGCCGCGGCGAGGATCGCGAAGGGGATGAAGGACGACGCGAAGCGCACCCCCACGGTGGCACCGACGCTCCGCCTGGAGCTCGACCGCATCGAGGACCGCACGAAGCGCCTGACGATCCACTCGTCGGAGCTGGCCGACGCCGTGCTGACGCCGACGGGCGACCGGCTGGTGTACCTCTCCAAGTTCGAGAAGGGGTACGACCTGTGGGCGCACGACCTGCGCGCGGGCGAGACGAAGCTGCTCGCCAAGCTCGGCGCCGAGGAGGCGGGCTCGCTGGCGATCGACAGCGCGGGCGCGTTCGCGTACTTCCTCGCCGACCGCAAGCCGGTGAAGATCAAGCTCGCCGACGGCGCGCGCTCCGCGATCGCGATGCGCCCCGAGATGGTGCTCGACCCGGTGGGCGAGCGCGCCTTCGAGTTCGAGCACGCGTGGCGCCAGGTGCGCGAGAAGTTCTACGACACGACGCTGCACGGCGTGGACTGGAACGGCTACCGCGAGGCGTACGCGCGCTTCCTTCCCGACATCGCGGACGACTTCGACTTCGCCGAGATGGTGTCGGAGATGCTGGGCGAGCTGAACGCGTCGCACACGGGGATGCGGTACCGGCCGACCAATCCCGCGGCCGACGTCACCGCGTCGATCGGCGCCTTCCTGGACGACGCGTGGACCGGTGCCGGGCTGCGCATCGCCGAGGTGATCGCGAAGGGGCCGCTCGACCGCGCGGGCTCGCGCGTCGCCGCCGGGACGATCCTGGAGGCGGTGGACGGCGTGCCGCTGACGCCGGAGCGCGACCTCGCCGCGCTGCTCAACCGCAAGGCCGACCAGCCGGTGCGGCTCGCGCTGCGCGACGCGTCGGGCGCGACGCGGTGGGAGGAGGTCGTCAAGCCGATCGCGCCGCCCGCGCTGAACGAGCTGCTGTACCAGCGCTGGGTGAAGTCGCGCCGCGAGGCGGTGGCGCGGCTCTCGGGCGGACGCGTGGGCTACGTGCACGTGCGCGGCATGAACGACGCGAGCTATCGCGACGTGTTCGCCGAGGCGCTGGGCCGCAACGCGGGCCGGGAGGCGCTGGTGGTCGACACGCGCTTCAACGGCGGCGGCTGGTTGCACGACGACCTCGCGACCTTCCTCGGCGGGCAGCGCTACCTGCGGTACGTGCCGCGTGGCCAGCAGGTGGGCGTGGAGCCGGGCGACAAGTGGGTGGGCCCGAGCGTGGTGCTCATGAGCGAGGGCAACTACTCCGACGCGCACATGTTCCCCTACACCTACCGCCACCTCGGCCTCGGCAAGCTGGTGGGGATGCCGGTGCCGGGCACCGGGACGGCGGTGTGGTGGGAGCGGCTCCAGAACCCGGCGCTCGTCTTCGGCATTCCCGAGGTGGGCTCGCTGGGCGAGGACGGCAAGTTCCTGGAGAACCTGCAGATCGAGCCGGACATCCTGGTCCGCAACGACCCGACGCGCCTGGCGGCCGGCGAGGACCAGCAGCTGGAGGCGGCGGTGAAGGAACTGCTGCGGCAGCTCGAGACGGCGCCGAAGGCGAAGGCGGCGGTGAGCACGTCGCGCTGAGCCGGGCGCGACGCGCGAAGGGCCCGGCTCCACGTGGAGCCGGGCCCTTCGCGCATCCCCCATCCCCGTGTGCTAGCGCGCGTGCACCGTGCGCGTGAAGGCCACGCCGTCGGGCGTCTCGCCGGCGCTCAGGTAGCCGACGATGCGGCGGCCCGCGACGTCGAGCACCGCGATGCGCCCCTGCTTGCTGAGCGAGAGGAAGGCGTGACGGCCGTCGGGGGTGAGCGTGATCCCCTGCGGGCCGCCGCCGGGGACGGCCACGCGCCCCAGCTCGCGCCGCGACGCCCTGTCGATGACGCGCACGACGTCCCCATTCATGTCGGGGACCAGCACCGTGCGCGCGTCGGGCGTGAACAGCACGCGGTACGGCCAGTCGACGCTGTCGGCGGCGGTCGTCAGGGTGCCGCTCGCGACGTCCAGCACGCTCACGCGGTGGAGCGCGTTGCTCCCCACCCACACCTCGCGGCCGTCGGGCGTGACGCCGATCGCCTCGGGCACGTTGGGCACCGGCCAGCTGCGCACGAAGGTTCCCGCACGCAGGTCGAGCCGCGACACGCTGTGGCTCCCCATGTTGCCGGTGAACGCGGTGGCGCCGTCGGCGGCGACGGCCACCATGTGCGACCCGGGCGCCTGCGTGGGCACGGCGCGCCGCACCACGCCCTCGCCCACGTGGACGACGACGACGTTGCCCGTCGCCTCGGACGTCACCGCGACCAGCGAGTCGCCCGGCAGGAACGCGAGGCCGTGCGGCGCGCGGTACTCGCCGAGCGGGATGGTGCGCGCCACGCGCGCGGCCGGCACGTCGATCACCGTCAGCGTGGTGCCCGCGGGCCGGCCGCCGTAGTCGGTGACGACCGCGGTGCGCCCGTCGCGCGACAGCGCCACCTCGTGCGGGCCCGTGCCGGTGGGCAGCGTCGCCAGCGTGCGCCCCGACGCCACGTCCAGGATGGTGAGCGTGGACGGGCGCTTGTTGGTGACCACGAGCGTGCCGGCGACGCCGGGCACCTGCGCCCGCACGGGGAGCAGGGCGGCCGACAGCGCGAGGGCGAAGGACGGGAGGAGCGCGCGCGAGACGGCGCGGGCGGGCGGGACGGATCGCATCGGGTGGCGGGTGCGGGAGCGGTGGAGGCCGATCCCCAAGGTAGGGGCGGGGCACCCGCGTCGCTGTGCGAAGGATCGTGCGAAGGATCGTGCGAAGGCCGTTGCGCGATGCACGAACGGCGGCAGTGCCACGCGATCGCGTGACGCTGCCGCCGTGCGTGCCACCCGCACCCCACCCGCGCCCCCGGAGCGGCGCGAGGGGATCCGGAAATCAGCCCTGGCGCCGCCGCCGCGCGACGAGCCCGAGGCCGGCGATGCCCGTGCCGAGGAGCGCGTAGGTGCTGGGCTCCGGCACCACGGTCCCTGTGCCGCCGCCGCCGGCGGCACCGCCGATCCGTACCTGGCTGACGTCGTCGACGTTCGTGATCGCCATGTTGACGGTCGTCGTCAGGTTGACGCTGCTCATGCGCTGGCCGTTGATCGCCGTGATGGTGAAGAAGTTCTCTCCTGACGCCCCCAGCCCGAACGTCCCGGCGGTCTGCTGCCCGTTGTCCTCGGTCACGACGAAATTGATGGTGCCGACCAGGGCGGCATCCACGTTCAGGATCAGCGACGTGAACGTCGCGCCGGGCAGGTCGATCGTCAGGTTCGTCAGCGTGCCGTCGGCCGCCTCGACGCGGGCCTGCCCGTTGGCGGGGGCGATGAGGTTCTCGATCGACGTGAAGCGCACCTGGAACCCGGTCTGATTCGTCGTCCCGAAGATCGGGTTGCCCATCAGGCCGGTGTTGAGCAGGACGTTCTCGTCCGGCTGCGGATTGTTGCCGGCGGCGATGATGATGTCGGCGCGCGCGGCGCCGAGGGGGGCCGCGAGCATCGCGGCGGCAGCCGTGAGACGCAGGATCGCTAGCTTCATCGTGCTCCTCCCTGGGTGTGTGCCGCCAATGGGCGCTCACCGGAGCGATGCGGCACTGGTGTCCTCCGCGGCCGCACGGCGTGCGGGGGAGGCGCGGGATGCTGCGAGCCATCGGTGGCCGTGCGCGGCCATTCCTGGGGCCGATGGGCGCGCCCATAGTGGGGCTCTCGTCGCATCCTGGCAACTGTGGCGAGGATGCACCACCACGCGTGCGTCGCCGCCACATTCCCGGGCTCGCGATCGGCACGTGTCGATAACGTAACGTCGTGCGAAAAGCCTTGTGGGATAAGGGATTTCCCGCGATCGCCCCGCATGCGGCTCGCGCGTCGGCATTACCGTTCGGACATGCGAAGCGGCGTCGGCCGTAACAGGCGCCGCCCATTGACGGCATCGCCCGGTGGCAGTCCATTGGGCAGCAGGCACGGCTTTCCGTCGGCAACCGCTCTCCGCACCCCGGAACCGGTCGCACATGGCGCACGCTCCACTCCCGCTCCTCCGCCGCGGCTTCGGCGAGACGATGCGGCGCGACGCGTGGTGGGTTCAGCCGGTCGTGGTCTTCACGATCCTCGCGTCGTTCGTCGCGTACGCGACGTGGGCCGCGTTCCAGAACGCGTACTACGCCCACGGCCCGTACCTCTCGCCGTTCTACTCGCCCGAGCTGTTCGGCAGCTCGCCGCACGCCTGGCTCGGGCCGAAGCCCGCCGCGTGGCCCGCCTGGCTGCCGTTCTCGCCGGCGCTGCTCATCCTGCCGTTCCCCGCGCTGTTCCGCTTCACCTGCTACTACTACCGCGGCGCGTACTACAAGGCGTTCTGGGCGGATCCGCCCAACTGCGCCGTCGGCGAGCCGCGCACGGGCTACCGCGGCGAGCGCTCGTTCCCGCTCGTCCTCCAGAACGTCCACCGGTACTTCCTGTACGTCGCGCTCGTCTTCCTCGGCATCCTCGCCTCGGACGTGTGGAAGGCGATGTGGTTCGCGACGCCGGGCGGCGGCACGGAGTTCGGCATCGGCGTCGGCACCCTCGTCCTCGCGCTCAACGTCGTCCTGCTGGGCTGCTACACGCTGGGCTGCCACTCGCTGCGGCACCTCGTGGGCGGCCATCTGGACGAGCCGTCGCGCCGGCCCGCGCGCAAGGCCGCGTACGACTGCGCGAGCTGCCTCAATCGCTGGCACATGCGCTGGGCGTGGATGAGCCTCTTCGGCGTC
This is a stretch of genomic DNA from Roseisolibacter agri. It encodes these proteins:
- a CDS encoding S41 family peptidase; protein product: MVTGVLSRAATLLVLAATPALAQDPLWLRYPAISPDGRTIAFAYRGDVWTVPTGGGVAAPLTIDPAHDYHPVWSRDGKWIAFASDRSGNFDVYVMPATGGAARRLTQHSADDVPTDFTPDGSAVTFVSSRMHAQASAAFPAATLPDLYRVPVAGGRETMLLPTAAEAARWSHDGRRLAFHDRKGYEDPWRKHHTSSVTRDVWVVDRASNTYTNLTARAGEDRNPVWGPGDSTLFYLSEADGTSNVYRLSLRDPSRPAQVTRQTRHPVRFLSSSDAGDLAFSWNGELYTLPAGTDAPRKVAVQIRAEMRQQSTQNARMDGAVTELALAPGGKEIALVARGEVFVTSADYGTTKRITSTPGQERSVSFSPDGRCVLYAAERGARWQVLRSCLDRGDEHALSRGTLLKEEVLVSGDFEAFQPSFSPDGKEVAYLENRTALKVLNLATRRTRTVLEPKWNYSYSDGDQWYEWSPDGRWFLVQYFATPRWVGEVGLVDAAGGTPPVNVTQSGYEDAHPRWMMGGKMLLWYSNRLGMRGAAGGGGTQSDVFGALLTREAWDRFNLSKEELEALEEAEKRARSDTAAARIAKGMKDDAKRTPTVAPTLRLELDRIEDRTKRLTIHSSELADAVLTPTGDRLVYLSKFEKGYDLWAHDLRAGETKLLAKLGAEEAGSLAIDSAGAFAYFLADRKPVKIKLADGARSAIAMRPEMVLDPVGERAFEFEHAWRQVREKFYDTTLHGVDWNGYREAYARFLPDIADDFDFAEMVSEMLGELNASHTGMRYRPTNPAADVTASIGAFLDDAWTGAGLRIAEVIAKGPLDRAGSRVAAGTILEAVDGVPLTPERDLAALLNRKADQPVRLALRDASGATRWEEVVKPIAPPALNELLYQRWVKSRREAVARLSGGRVGYVHVRGMNDASYRDVFAEALGRNAGREALVVDTRFNGGGWLHDDLATFLGGQRYLRYVPRGQQVGVEPGDKWVGPSVVLMSEGNYSDAHMFPYTYRHLGLGKLVGMPVPGTGTAVWWERLQNPALVFGIPEVGSLGEDGKFLENLQIEPDILVRNDPTRLAAGEDQQLEAAVKELLRQLETAPKAKAAVSTSR
- a CDS encoding YncE family protein produces the protein MRSVPPARAVSRALLPSFALALSAALLPVRAQVPGVAGTLVVTNKRPSTLTILDVASGRTLATLPTGTGPHEVALSRDGRTAVVTDYGGRPAGTTLTVIDVPAARVARTIPLGEYRAPHGLAFLPGDSLVAVTSEATGNVVVVHVGEGVVRRAVPTQAPGSHMVAVAADGATAFTGNMGSHSVSRLDLRAGTFVRSWPVPNVPEAIGVTPDGREVWVGSNALHRVSVLDVASGTLTTAADSVDWPYRVLFTPDARTVLVPDMNGDVVRVIDRASRRELGRVAVPGGGPQGITLTPDGRHAFLSLSKQGRIAVLDVAGRRIVGYLSAGETPDGVAFTRTVHAR
- a CDS encoding PEP-CTERM sorting domain-containing protein (PEP-CTERM proteins occur, often in large numbers, in the proteomes of bacteria that also encode an exosortase, a predicted intramembrane cysteine proteinase. The presence of a PEP-CTERM domain at a protein's C-terminus predicts cleavage within the sorting domain, followed by covalent anchoring to some some component of the (usually Gram-negative) cell surface. Many PEP-CTERM proteins exhibit an unusual sequence composition that includes large numbers of potential glycosylation sites. Expression of one such protein has been shown restore the ability of a bacterium to form floc, a type of biofilm.), whose product is MKLAILRLTAAAAMLAAPLGAARADIIIAAGNNPQPDENVLLNTGLMGNPIFGTTNQTGFQVRFTSIENLIAPANGQARVEAADGTLTNLTIDLPGATFTSLILNVDAALVGTINFVVTEDNGQQTAGTFGLGASGENFFTITAINGQRMSSVNLTTTVNMAITNVDDVSQVRIGGAAGGGGTGTVVPEPSTYALLGTGIAGLGLVARRRRQG